CAACTGCACGGCAATTCCAACGCCGTCAACTCCCCGAAAAATGGTCCCATCCTCTTGAACCACCGGCATACAAGACGGTTTTGCCGTCAGCATGCCGCACCTGCACTCCCGACATCTCTTCGACGATCCGCCCTATGACATGAGAGGGTGTTCCCATTTCATCCGCCAACGTCCTTTGGATTTCCGGCACAGACGTTTCAGGTGCGGTGAACAAGAGCTCATAATCCTCACCGCCCGTCAAGGCCCACGTCGAAGCATCCTGCCCTGCTCTCTCCGCCACTTCCTTACATGCGGCGCTGATGGGCAAATTCTCAACCCAGATCTCCCCTCCCACCCGACTGGCCCCACAGATATGCTGAAGATCGCTCACGAGACCATCGCTCACATCGGCCATGGCATGTACACAACCGAGCCGTGCCAGCGCCTGCCCTTCTTTGAGGCGGGGTTGGGGCATGAGATGTTTTTCTATCACAGTCCGGCGGGCAGAATCCGAAATCGACCATTCGGGATGACCGATGAGTTCCAAACCGGCCCTGGAATCTCCCAAGGACCCGGTGACCAGGACCAAATCCCCAAGGCGGGCCCCTTTTCTCAAAATCATCCTTTCTGGAGCCACACTCCCCATCAGACAAAGATCGATCACAATTTCCGAATGAATTTTGCTAAGATTTCCACCGACTATGGATCCCCCGGCAAGCCGAATCTGCTCCCCCATTCCCTGGTACAGACCGTC
This region of Desulforhabdus amnigena genomic DNA includes:
- the thiL gene encoding thiamine-phosphate kinase; its protein translation is MMRVRDLGEFGLIGRIAGSLPQPPPDVVVGIGDDVAVLRGSGPDYFLATCDVQVENVHFLRTTTTPYQLGRKVVAINVSDIAAMGGTPLWALVSLALPPDTDVDFVDGLYQGMGEQIRLAGGSIVGGNLSKIHSEIVIDLCLMGSVAPERMILRKGARLGDLVLVTGSLGDSRAGLELIGHPEWSISDSARRTVIEKHLMPQPRLKEGQALARLGCVHAMADVSDGLVSDLQHICGASRVGGEIWVENLPISAACKEVAERAGQDASTWALTGGEDYELLFTAPETSVPEIQRTLADEMGTPSHVIGRIVEEMSGVQVRHADGKTVLYAGGSRGWDHFSGS